One Lachnospiraceae bacterium C1.1 genomic region harbors:
- a CDS encoding Hsp70 family protein encodes MAQLYVGIDLGTTNSTVSVIQTDERRLRNPIEHLRSIPILQYDKDFKLTRDQYTLPSYFYCKNDTDVKRVYTGEWAKNIYATGNQPMNTFTGIKTRIGGESMVTIPGKIEDDDLHLDMTQCSALLLKTIKISIEEQFNQDIDHLVVTVPAAFNTDERQATRDAIEMAGFENFHILDEPAATLLYFINNGDGCLMQNSVDLNGKYIMIYDIGGGTLDICIAKLEEDETSYEYESMKVSIASRSKRENLGGNDFDQYLGAFFLSEFENRTEKICNRPVADQNRIIARVVSQAEKYKIDFNNKLKEHIDNPRRLSRIIMTPEFEVIDGQFVQGINLDKATLEEVYAGILQDSNKQNILRPVKESIKSADNLSKEDISLIILTGGMSNFYAVESILREYFGDETQFITVDTITSVSKGAAIDAYNYSPDNIHLKKMQLEDRLAEDIFLRTSNGFEMLISKNDISSKKKGEFTYIIPEKNMSRIPVFLFYGQNPNFPEDFTQITGKMVELPRRYEVGEEIKLSWSIDENGVITVASLGEEIRLNKGENQELLAKKKVIDDFQIN; translated from the coding sequence ATGGCGCAATTATATGTGGGTATTGATCTTGGCACGACAAACAGTACCGTGTCAGTAATTCAGACAGATGAGAGAAGACTGAGAAATCCGATTGAACATCTTAGGTCAATTCCAATTTTGCAATATGATAAGGACTTCAAACTTACGAGAGATCAGTATACATTACCGTCCTATTTCTACTGCAAGAACGATACGGATGTAAAAAGAGTATATACCGGTGAGTGGGCAAAGAATATCTACGCTACAGGAAATCAACCGATGAATACTTTTACTGGAATCAAAACACGAATAGGCGGAGAGTCAATGGTGACTATTCCTGGAAAAATAGAGGATGATGATCTACATCTAGATATGACACAGTGCTCAGCGCTACTACTAAAAACAATTAAAATATCTATAGAGGAACAGTTTAATCAGGATATAGATCATTTGGTGGTAACAGTACCGGCTGCATTCAACACAGATGAGCGTCAGGCAACAAGAGATGCCATTGAGATGGCAGGGTTTGAAAACTTTCATATCCTTGATGAGCCTGCAGCTACATTACTATATTTTATAAATAATGGCGATGGATGTCTGATGCAAAATAGCGTTGATCTTAATGGTAAGTACATCATGATTTATGATATTGGCGGAGGAACTCTTGATATCTGCATAGCTAAGCTTGAGGAAGATGAGACGAGTTATGAATATGAAAGCATGAAAGTAAGCATTGCATCTAGATCCAAAAGGGAAAATCTTGGTGGAAATGATTTCGATCAGTATCTTGGCGCATTTTTTTTAAGCGAGTTTGAAAATCGTACAGAAAAGATTTGTAATAGACCTGTAGCCGATCAGAATAGAATCATAGCTAGGGTTGTTTCTCAAGCTGAGAAATATAAGATAGATTTTAATAATAAATTGAAGGAACATATTGATAATCCAAGAAGGCTCAGTAGGATTATTATGACACCTGAATTTGAAGTGATTGACGGACAGTTTGTCCAGGGTATTAATCTTGACAAGGCTACACTTGAAGAGGTTTATGCTGGAATACTACAGGATTCAAACAAACAGAATATTTTACGTCCGGTCAAGGAAAGCATAAAATCTGCAGATAACCTGAGTAAAGAGGATATTTCTTTAATTATACTTACTGGAGGTATGTCAAACTTTTATGCTGTGGAAAGTATTTTGAGAGAGTATTTCGGTGATGAGACACAGTTCATAACCGTAGATACGATTACTTCTGTTTCAAAGGGTGCTGCTATAGATGCATACAATTATTCTCCTGATAATATACATCTTAAAAAGATGCAGTTAGAGGATCGTCTAGCTGAGGATATTTTTCTTAGAACTTCAAACGGTTTTGAAATGCTGATATCAAAAAATGATATCAGCTCGAAGAAAAAGGGAGAATTCACATATATAATTCCAGAAAAGAATATGTCAAGAATTCCGGTTTTCTTATTCTATGGACAAAATCCTAACTTTCCAGAGGATTTCACTCAGATTACTGGAAAGATGGTAGAACTTCCAAGACGCTATGAGGTTGGAGAGGAAATCAAACTTTCTTGGAGTATTGACGAGAATGGTGTTATTACAGTTGCATCTTTGGGTGAAGAGATAAGGCTTAATAAGGGAGAAAATCAGGAACTATTGGCAAAGAAGAAAGTTATAGATGACTTTCAAATCAATTAG
- a CDS encoding ImmA/IrrE family metallo-endopeptidase codes for MKLSRAKEIIKTAQDIKQNWGDDPFKIADYLGINLMFSPAKEPAGKIYKVGNYPAVISISGCTTDAGKIVMCAHELGHFFLHDGINNFDGTYTYDSISDDTEHEANLFAVALLFNEEDFNMPIIQMQNYILKGILDYNLP; via the coding sequence ATGAAACTTTCAAGAGCAAAGGAGATAATAAAAACTGCTCAGGATATAAAACAGAATTGGGGAGATGATCCATTTAAAATTGCAGATTATCTTGGAATAAATCTTATGTTTTCACCGGCAAAAGAACCAGCCGGAAAGATATACAAAGTAGGAAACTATCCTGCCGTAATAAGCATCTCTGGGTGTACAACTGATGCCGGTAAGATAGTCATGTGTGCCCATGAGCTGGGACACTTTTTTCTTCACGATGGAATTAACAACTTCGACGGAACCTATACCTATGATTCCATAAGTGATGATACCGAACATGAAGCTAATCTTTTTGCAGTTGCACTACTGTTTAACGAAGAGGACTTTAATATGCCAATCATACAAATGCAGAACTATATCCTTAAAGGGATACTTGACTATAATTTGCCTTAA
- the ftsZ gene encoding cell division protein FtsZ, producing MIEITEKEARRKVPNIIVVGIGGGGNNAVNRMIESGFEHVKFISVNTDIQVLEDSNAEVKLQIGRKLTGGYGAGANPSIGEAAARESEEDIHNALQDANMVILTCGLGGGTGTGAISVIAKICHEMGILTVAVVTLPFEFEGMPRTQAAQRGIECLKKQVDTLLVIPNDKLLTLSDKPFYLEEAFQIADNVLRWTISGITNIIFNKGIINLDFNDLCTILKDKGMAHLGIGIAKEGSSILDAVKQAIESPLLDTSIKGAGTMMLNTSGRVNLIELKEAVSYIKSIVGTESNIIWGTVTDAKQVEESTVVVTLIATGIGEIEATSEKTESAKSPEPVKMITPIKPLTQNAVSGINVGRIDPDDITLLKRNSDVKNNLEIPGFLRNYSNRK from the coding sequence ATGATTGAGATAACGGAAAAAGAAGCAAGGAGAAAGGTGCCCAATATTATTGTTGTAGGCATTGGTGGCGGTGGAAACAATGCAGTAAACAGAATGATAGAGTCTGGCTTTGAACATGTGAAGTTTATTTCAGTAAATACTGATATCCAAGTTCTTGAGGATAGTAATGCAGAAGTGAAGCTGCAGATTGGACGGAAACTTACAGGTGGATATGGAGCCGGAGCTAATCCGTCGATAGGAGAGGCGGCAGCACGTGAAAGCGAGGAGGATATTCATAACGCATTGCAGGATGCCAACATGGTTATTCTCACGTGTGGACTGGGAGGAGGCACCGGAACGGGAGCTATTTCTGTCATTGCTAAGATATGTCATGAGATGGGGATTCTGACGGTAGCTGTTGTTACACTTCCTTTTGAGTTTGAAGGTATGCCGAGGACACAGGCGGCTCAGAGAGGTATAGAATGTCTGAAAAAACAGGTAGATACTTTACTTGTTATACCAAATGATAAGCTGCTTACTCTTTCAGACAAGCCTTTCTATCTCGAAGAGGCATTTCAGATAGCAGATAATGTCCTTAGATGGACCATCAGCGGAATCACAAATATCATTTTTAACAAGGGAATAATAAATCTGGACTTCAATGATCTCTGCACAATACTCAAGGATAAGGGAATGGCTCATTTGGGAATAGGTATTGCTAAAGAAGGCAGTTCTATTCTTGATGCTGTAAAGCAGGCAATTGAATCGCCTCTGCTGGATACTTCTATAAAGGGAGCGGGTACGATGATGCTCAATACAAGCGGCAGGGTGAATCTTATTGAACTTAAAGAAGCGGTATCATATATTAAGAGCATAGTTGGAACAGAGAGCAATATAATATGGGGAACGGTTACAGATGCAAAGCAGGTTGAAGAAAGTACGGTAGTAGTAACTCTTATTGCAACAGGAATTGGTGAAATTGAAGCTACTTCTGAGAAAACAGAATCTGCGAAGAGTCCAGAGCCGGTAAAGATGATAACACCTATTAAGCCGTTAACTCAAAATGCAGTATCAGGTATCAATGTTGGAAGAATAGATCCTGATGATATCACGTTATTGAAAAGAAATAGTGACGTGAAGAATAATTTGGAAATTCCCGGATTTTTGAGAAATTACTCAAATAGAAAATAA
- a CDS encoding Hsp70 family protein, with protein sequence MAIYLGIDFGTSTIYVTRWNENDGSVTEVSYLDPMTYNEGKVVFPNVIYYGQNGSKLVGKAALKCASIDPRNGVLGVKRKFVGDNWEYYIPALNANYSPVDVATDIFTYIKDKVSEKNGGANIDGVVISVPYAYGNKERMKIRRSAERAGLNVMDLIEEPVAAAISYGLFQKSSTMGHSEKIMVFDFGGGTLDITIFSYEKSTDGQVSIEVLNTEGIKDFGGQYIDDILMNKVAAKAGIIINEINDENQRLLFQIDMNGRIVQMKEESLYWEEDYEEDFDGNISGIPIETTVCNEEIEAWLRGERVLEKIRDSVDDALCNCGDKGLDPEDIDKVLLVGGSSNMLIVKKTLKMIFGKEPKECNDIEINKMVGNGAGIYCGMKVRNSNRIKIIQKLSYSIGVRIGANFDKLIEKNQRYGLFSKPRSYALTESKDNRDIEVYQGNSKDITKCFLIGKIPVSNLVLGENRNIEIALGTTTSGMVAYKVYSNGECYEGVLE encoded by the coding sequence ATGGCAATTTATCTGGGAATTGATTTTGGAACAAGTACTATTTATGTAACCAGATGGAATGAGAATGATGGTTCAGTTACTGAGGTGTCATACCTTGATCCTATGACTTACAACGAGGGAAAGGTGGTATTTCCGAATGTTATATACTACGGTCAGAACGGAAGCAAGCTGGTAGGAAAGGCTGCATTAAAGTGTGCTTCCATTGATCCGAGAAATGGTGTACTTGGCGTAAAACGTAAGTTTGTCGGAGATAATTGGGAATATTATATTCCGGCACTTAACGCAAATTACTCACCTGTAGATGTGGCAACTGATATTTTTACTTATATTAAGGATAAAGTTTCGGAAAAAAACGGTGGAGCAAATATTGATGGCGTGGTAATCAGTGTTCCGTATGCTTATGGAAATAAGGAGAGGATGAAAATCAGACGGTCGGCAGAGAGGGCGGGACTAAATGTCATGGATCTGATAGAAGAGCCTGTGGCAGCTGCTATCAGCTATGGATTGTTTCAGAAATCTTCAACCATGGGACATAGTGAAAAAATAATGGTCTTTGATTTTGGAGGCGGCACACTTGATATCACAATATTCTCTTATGAAAAATCTACAGACGGTCAAGTGTCAATTGAGGTACTAAACACAGAAGGCATTAAGGATTTTGGTGGACAATATATTGATGATATTTTAATGAACAAAGTTGCGGCAAAGGCAGGAATCATAATAAATGAGATTAATGATGAAAATCAGCGTCTCCTATTTCAGATTGACATGAATGGCAGAATCGTTCAGATGAAAGAGGAATCATTATATTGGGAAGAGGATTATGAGGAGGATTTTGATGGAAACATAAGTGGTATTCCTATAGAGACTACTGTGTGCAATGAAGAAATTGAAGCATGGCTGCGAGGAGAAAGAGTACTTGAAAAGATTCGAGATTCTGTTGATGACGCCCTATGTAATTGCGGAGATAAAGGATTAGATCCAGAGGATATTGATAAAGTGCTTTTGGTAGGCGGTTCAAGCAATATGCTTATTGTCAAGAAAACTCTTAAAATGATATTTGGTAAAGAACCGAAAGAATGCAATGATATTGAAATCAATAAAATGGTTGGTAATGGGGCGGGCATATACTGTGGAATGAAGGTACGGAATAGTAATAGAATTAAAATCATTCAGAAACTTAGTTACTCCATTGGTGTTAGAATTGGCGCTAATTTCGACAAGCTAATTGAGAAAAACCAGAGATATGGACTTTTCTCAAAACCAAGAAGCTATGCCCTTACAGAAAGCAAAGATAACAGAGATATAGAAGTATATCAGGGAAATTCAAAGGACATAACTAAGTGTTTCTTAATTGGAAAGATACCAGTTTCAAATTTAGTTTTGGGAGAAAATAGAAACATTGAAATAGCGCTTGGTACGACGACATCGGGTATGGTCGCATACAAGGTGTACAGCAACGGGGAATGCTATGAAGGTGTATTAGAATAG
- a CDS encoding Hsp70 family protein: MLKVLLGIDLGTTNTVCCRFDNTLDFVKFKGKDLLPSVLYYRDGKIMVGDSAKKKAITYPENVIISSKTYMGEDEKVWEIQDRTFTPTEVAENILKEVVKEAKKTYGADECAAVITVPAYFTSKQYRETERAAEAAGLEVIEILPEPMAASIAYGMDADENQKIFVIDLGGGTFDVSILSIDGNEFKTINVDGDRRLGGDDFDKAMVELCLRQIRRDTGMNLSSLDKSGLDNKLYQQIMRKLKFECEKAKIELSAMEETEIIIPSLIPKDNGAVNFRLPITRNEFVDRAEELLDRIESIIKRCLNDADCGVDDIDKVILVGGSSNILAVRDMVQRIFNKKTYSDKDLSKLVAIGAAIKATGDKTLIKDKVIVVKNILSHAFGVEVVGDRFSIILPKGTEYPCKLSGDYTTVSDYQKSIMVKIYEGEDTEDISNDFFYDKYSHDGIEHALAGVPTVEITFDFDKNRVLHVSSRDLKTGTAYDKDVKVR, translated from the coding sequence ATGTTAAAAGTCTTACTGGGCATAGATTTGGGCACGACCAATACGGTTTGTTGCAGGTTTGATAATACTTTAGATTTTGTAAAGTTTAAGGGGAAGGATCTTCTTCCGTCGGTGCTTTATTATCGTGATGGAAAGATTATGGTGGGTGATTCTGCAAAAAAAAAGGCGATTACATATCCGGAAAATGTCATTATTTCATCCAAAACCTATATGGGCGAAGATGAAAAGGTATGGGAAATTCAGGATCGTACATTTACCCCCACAGAAGTTGCTGAAAATATTCTTAAAGAAGTTGTTAAGGAAGCAAAGAAAACCTATGGCGCTGATGAGTGTGCAGCGGTAATTACGGTACCGGCATATTTTACGTCTAAACAGTATCGTGAGACTGAAAGAGCTGCAGAAGCAGCTGGTCTTGAAGTTATTGAGATTCTCCCGGAGCCTATGGCAGCATCTATCGCTTATGGTATGGATGCGGATGAGAATCAGAAGATATTTGTCATAGATCTTGGTGGTGGTACGTTTGACGTATCAATCTTAAGTATTGATGGAAACGAATTTAAGACGATTAATGTTGATGGTGACCGTAGACTTGGTGGTGATGACTTTGATAAGGCAATGGTTGAACTATGTTTAAGACAGATTCGAAGAGATACAGGCATGAATCTTTCAAGTCTTGACAAGTCGGGTCTGGATAATAAATTATATCAGCAGATTATGAGAAAGCTAAAGTTTGAGTGTGAGAAGGCCAAGATTGAATTATCAGCTATGGAAGAAACAGAGATTATTATACCTTCACTTATTCCTAAAGACAACGGAGCAGTTAATTTTAGACTTCCAATTACCAGAAATGAGTTTGTTGATAGAGCAGAGGAATTGCTAGATCGTATTGAAAGTATTATTAAGAGATGCCTGAATGACGCTGATTGTGGGGTTGATGACATAGATAAGGTTATCCTTGTTGGAGGGTCCTCAAACATACTGGCGGTTCGTGATATGGTTCAGAGAATTTTTAACAAAAAAACATATTCAGATAAGGATCTCTCTAAGCTTGTAGCTATTGGTGCCGCAATTAAGGCAACTGGCGATAAAACTCTTATAAAAGATAAAGTGATTGTTGTTAAAAACATATTGTCACATGCATTTGGAGTAGAAGTTGTTGGTGATAGATTCAGTATTATTCTTCCGAAGGGAACTGAGTATCCGTGTAAACTGAGTGGTGATTATACGACGGTAAGCGATTATCAGAAATCGATAATGGTAAAAATATATGAGGGGGAGGATACAGAGGATATCTCAAATGACTTTTTCTATGATAAGTATAGCCATGATGGAATTGAACATGCACTAGCAGGTGTACCAACGGTAGAAATTACATTTGATTTTGATAAGAACAGAGTACTCCATGTAAGCTCTCGAGATCTAAAAACCGGAACAGCTTATGATAAGGATGTAAAGGTTCGTTAA
- a CDS encoding helix-turn-helix transcriptional regulator — translation MNIGERIKKIRKERGMSAEDVAEKLGVSISTLYRYENSSISKIPVTVIDKLCEILGTTAKSLMGNDVSPSTEDLPDAFANAAEAMAFILKMPVLAAYGGYDINSMDEDTIIQFANEILEQLKLVSYKYQLRREKGEF, via the coding sequence ATGAACATAGGCGAAAGAATAAAGAAAATCAGAAAAGAAAGGGGAATGTCTGCCGAAGACGTTGCAGAAAAACTTGGTGTTTCCATCTCTACGCTTTACCGCTATGAAAACTCTTCTATATCTAAAATACCGGTAACTGTCATTGACAAGCTATGTGAAATACTAGGCACAACTGCAAAATCTCTTATGGGAAATGATGTATCACCGTCTACAGAAGATCTTCCCGATGCATTTGCCAATGCAGCCGAAGCAATGGCATTTATACTAAAAATGCCAGTTCTTGCAGCATATGGTGGATACGACATCAATTCTATGGACGAGGATACTATAATACAGTTTGCCAATGAAATACTTGAACAGCTTAAACTTGTAAGCTATAAATATCAATTACGAAGGGAAAAAGGGGAATTCTGA
- a CDS encoding glycosyltransferase family 2 protein gives MMDICIATFINGKETFSKDFLDLIEYLENESYDVKAYIFSNSYSTEIPKNIRQINMPLTTKYLRIMRLVQEALSDSILFVDNDITVDKVAIKRFISEYAKGNYALAWGRIGTTENTGFVPALIEIDKILSHNIIRPSLWRMGIGVSIPGQVFILNKKYFAGRMQTKDTVYDDLALGVVLKKYNFPYFMSKEYLGTEMPKKNIRELNMQRKRWAQGYAETVFNNKKDNVLKYVLVHGFAYHFLWIPVWGILVCMLVNKLYAITITLMLLLAYILSWGDVKRIHKAVLYMYIFPIIHLKWMFSFAKSLYNCFAHANK, from the coding sequence ATGATGGATATATGTATTGCAACATTTATCAATGGAAAAGAAACATTTTCTAAAGACTTTCTTGATTTGATAGAGTACCTTGAAAACGAGTCCTATGATGTTAAAGCATATATTTTTTCGAATAGCTATAGTACTGAAATACCAAAGAATATTAGACAGATTAATATGCCTTTAACAACTAAGTATCTTAGAATAATGAGACTTGTACAGGAGGCTTTATCTGATTCTATATTGTTTGTTGATAATGATATTACTGTTGATAAAGTAGCAATTAAAAGATTTATTTCAGAGTATGCTAAAGGTAATTATGCTTTAGCATGGGGGAGAATTGGGACTACCGAGAATACTGGTTTTGTCCCTGCATTAATCGAGATAGATAAAATACTTTCACATAATATAATCAGACCTAGCTTATGGAGAATGGGAATTGGTGTAAGTATTCCTGGACAAGTGTTTATATTGAATAAAAAATATTTTGCTGGACGAATGCAAACAAAAGATACCGTATATGATGATCTTGCATTGGGGGTGGTTTTGAAGAAATATAATTTTCCATACTTTATGAGTAAGGAATATTTGGGTACAGAAATGCCAAAAAAAAATATAAGAGAATTAAATATGCAAAGAAAAAGATGGGCACAAGGTTATGCAGAGACAGTATTCAATAACAAGAAAGATAATGTATTGAAATACGTGTTGGTTCATGGATTTGCATATCATTTTTTGTGGATTCCAGTATGGGGGATTTTAGTATGTATGTTGGTGAACAAATTATATGCCATCACCATTACTCTAATGTTGTTATTAGCCTATATTTTGTCATGGGGCGATGTGAAGAGAATACATAAAGCGGTTCTATATATGTACATATTTCCAATTATTCATTTGAAATGGATGTTCTCATTTGCGAAAAGTTTATATAATTGTTTTGCTCACGCTAATAAGTAA
- a CDS encoding helicase-related protein yields MTSGWKIKCPEHNKIISSNKTIPISKDGTVNNEPIFYCEECGMYYIHTDAVQTGMAFDYGSKKVVNIENEPVCEDDSVEIICTELKELKSYTEPFIPDTCYKDQEPLEYVKNGLFIYAGVEKKISGYYCQECHDFYIEEELYDEIRLALPEKKAPENRTNTLDADQKIYMNYSIDLIRPKEYRLAAGLEIPCSYEQCQALYSKGMPFSLIHYAFVFRRFDIVSAIFDALSDDEIEAAMHFAGPEDYEWITPLVCAKWNLNYLEAYDDKNTTDISSRIFDLLDEVEHIDELMEYTDNVDLEGHNVFDIFWNGNQPMLDVIYYEKQKLASEQVEKNGFSIVMDEVGTGKTVSALYEIRNNIQRCIEADERARILIVCPYNKREDWQSDIRRQLGRYAHIVEQGDDGSMYKGSLKKAFFKKDEHLIFIVGQKQGSDKDGPYSALKGSIEDYSDDLYWNIVVIDEAHISFNNYFGIRAERAMLLTATPIVVNAKGTRLFDDYIGLVSEITQKQEFHDINPINKAEPDEKDVYVNWFREDMDKRSAERKIRFVSCKRWNERDDVFSQIKEEKGTLAALQYDQDDEYLYCAAEQYGFVNIHGVKKNGKIERLIALLSENNKSYIVFCEHKFVVDRLFNVIKDSFTDCVVAEKYGKFENQYGLENVQDGQLINTLMQALRSGRRTVFITTGKTGGTGLNLGEFDGVIHYELPFTSIELEQRFGRIDRIDTTKEEKARDMIFLLNECKSDENDMEINRMLYYCTTKIDITCQFMPIRNTVLYYPEFIKRNGKAIRDSLECFKKEYVLSEENEKRMKELRKNIRQYEKKINNDPLWQYIEKLGRNLRLSAVEALSQERNDRISEEYYMLLNEYLEYWQKTRPERTAYQRIYRTFLEAKKNANNWLAIVGLIKLDENSEVFVGVESWDEGEEQKIHVDDSELNRKVSLGRKSIQKQIADIIDLIDECVFDDEELKSFSSEGIFCYKDGMIHRSTVEEYRAGKAWR; encoded by the coding sequence ATGACATCAGGATGGAAGATAAAATGCCCTGAACATAATAAGATTATTAGTTCAAACAAGACTATACCCATTAGTAAGGATGGAACTGTTAACAATGAGCCGATATTCTATTGTGAAGAATGTGGTATGTACTATATTCATACTGATGCTGTACAGACAGGAATGGCTTTTGATTATGGGTCAAAGAAAGTTGTAAACATAGAGAACGAACCTGTTTGTGAAGATGACTCTGTGGAAATTATTTGTACAGAGCTTAAAGAACTAAAGTCTTACACGGAACCTTTTATTCCTGATACATGTTATAAAGACCAGGAGCCATTGGAGTATGTCAAGAATGGCTTATTTATATATGCGGGAGTAGAAAAGAAAATTAGTGGCTACTATTGTCAAGAATGCCATGATTTTTATATCGAAGAAGAATTATATGATGAGATTAGACTTGCGCTGCCGGAAAAAAAGGCTCCAGAGAATAGAACAAATACGCTTGATGCTGATCAGAAAATCTATATGAACTATAGTATAGATTTGATACGGCCTAAGGAATATAGATTAGCAGCTGGATTAGAGATTCCATGCAGCTATGAGCAGTGCCAGGCACTTTATTCAAAAGGTATGCCATTTTCTTTGATTCATTATGCTTTCGTATTTCGGAGATTTGATATTGTTTCTGCGATTTTTGATGCTCTTTCAGATGATGAGATAGAGGCAGCAATGCATTTTGCAGGTCCGGAGGACTATGAATGGATCACTCCATTAGTCTGTGCAAAGTGGAATCTTAATTATTTGGAAGCATACGATGATAAGAACACGACTGATATAAGCTCCAGAATTTTTGATTTGCTTGATGAGGTTGAGCATATTGATGAGCTGATGGAATATACGGATAATGTGGATTTGGAAGGACATAATGTTTTTGATATCTTCTGGAATGGTAATCAGCCCATGCTGGATGTTATATACTATGAAAAACAGAAGCTGGCATCAGAACAGGTGGAAAAAAACGGTTTTTCTATTGTCATGGATGAAGTTGGTACTGGCAAGACTGTTTCAGCTTTATATGAGATTAGAAATAATATTCAGCGTTGCATAGAGGCTGACGAAAGGGCAAGAATTCTGATTGTGTGTCCATACAACAAAAGGGAGGATTGGCAAAGCGATATTCGCAGGCAGTTGGGCCGGTATGCTCATATAGTTGAGCAGGGTGACGATGGATCAATGTATAAGGGATCTTTAAAGAAAGCCTTTTTTAAGAAAGATGAACACCTAATTTTTATTGTAGGACAAAAACAGGGATCAGATAAAGACGGGCCATATTCAGCATTGAAAGGTTCAATAGAGGATTATTCGGATGACTTATATTGGAATATTGTTGTGATTGATGAGGCGCATATTTCGTTCAATAATTATTTTGGAATCAGAGCAGAGCGGGCAATGCTGCTTACTGCTACTCCTATTGTAGTGAATGCGAAGGGAACACGCCTTTTTGATGATTATATAGGGCTCGTCTCTGAGATTACACAGAAGCAGGAATTTCATGATATTAATCCTATTAACAAAGCTGAACCGGATGAAAAAGATGTATACGTTAACTGGTTTAGAGAAGATATGGATAAGCGGTCGGCAGAAAGAAAAATTCGCTTCGTTTCCTGCAAACGTTGGAATGAACGGGATGATGTCTTTTCTCAGATAAAAGAAGAAAAGGGAACACTTGCAGCGCTTCAGTACGACCAAGATGACGAGTATCTTTACTGTGCAGCAGAGCAATATGGCTTTGTCAATATCCACGGAGTAAAGAAAAACGGGAAGATAGAGAGATTAATAGCGCTTTTGTCTGAAAATAATAAATCATATATTGTTTTTTGCGAACATAAATTTGTGGTAGACAGACTGTTCAATGTTATTAAGGATTCATTTACGGATTGTGTAGTCGCGGAAAAGTATGGCAAATTTGAGAACCAGTACGGACTTGAGAATGTTCAGGATGGTCAGCTTATCAATACATTAATGCAAGCATTGAGGTCGGGAAGGAGAACTGTTTTTATTACAACGGGTAAAACCGGAGGAACCGGTTTGAATCTAGGAGAGTTTGATGGGGTTATACATTACGAATTACCATTTACAAGTATCGAGCTTGAACAGCGCTTTGGTCGAATAGATAGGATAGATACTACGAAGGAAGAAAAGGCTAGAGATATGATTTTTCTTCTTAATGAATGCAAATCTGATGAGAATGACATGGAAATTAATCGTATGTTGTATTACTGCACCACTAAGATAGATATTACATGTCAGTTTATGCCAATAAGAAATACTGTTCTATATTATCCTGAGTTTATAAAAAGAAATGGGAAAGCGATTCGAGATTCTTTGGAGTGTTTTAAGAAAGAATATGTGCTCTCAGAAGAAAATGAAAAGCGAATGAAAGAACTAAGGAAAAATATAAGGCAGTATGAAAAAAAGATAAATAATGATCCACTTTGGCAGTATATCGAAAAACTTGGAAGAAACCTGAGATTGAGCGCAGTAGAGGCATTGTCGCAGGAAAGAAATGACCGGATTTCTGAAGAATATTATATGTTGCTGAATGAATATCTTGAATACTGGCAAAAGACGAGACCAGAGAGAACAGCCTATCAGAGGATATACAGGACGTTCTTGGAGGCAAAAAAGAATGCCAATAACTGGTTGGCAATAGTGGGACTCATTAAGCTCGATGAAAACAGCGAAGTGTTTGTAGGCGTTGAATCTTGGGATGAAGGAGAAGAACAGAAGATACATGTAGATGATTCAGAGCTTAATCGAAAAGTGTCACTCGGTAGAAAGAGTATCCAAAAGCAGATTGCAGATATAATTGATCTGATAGATGAGTGTGTATTTGATGATGAGGAATTAAAGAGCTTCTCATCTGAAGGAATATTCTGCTACAAAGATGGGATGATTCATAGATCGACAGTGGAGGAATATCGCGCGGGAAAAGCATGGAGATAG